DNA from Eucalyptus grandis isolate ANBG69807.140 chromosome 5, ASM1654582v1, whole genome shotgun sequence:
GGCGTACATGATATAGTGGTAAGAGAAATTCCATTCCTCGGTACTTGTTCAAGACTTGAAGTCTTTCccttgtcatttatttatttatttttcttcttttggcagTTAAGTGAAGTTTAAGGAGGTGTGATTAAATAATTCCTAActgaaaaaataacataaatgatcCTAAAACTATAACTCAATATGTAACCTGGTTttcgaaatttcaatttatttaatgatcCATGTACTTTAACCCAACGTATCATGTCatacataaatttttaatttattcaatatgtgTCCTTAAACTTTTGATACGTATTCAAATTGATTATGGACTATATGAAATGTACAATATTATCCTTAAACTTAAACTAATGGAATAGTAACATTGGCTATTTACATATACTTTAGGGACTATtttgaatatttataaaaaaattcacgaatcatattgaataaattaaaaatttaaacaataTCAGTATATTGAGCTAAAGTGTGgggaccacattgaataatttgaaaattcaaagaccaCCTGGTATATtagccaaaattcaaaaattattggTGTCATTATCCTTTCTAGTTTAAAATCGTTTCCATATGAACATTTGACAACTCGAGACGTTGAATCGTTAACGCGAGTCTCGATACGAAGGGAGACGTGGAGATGCAACTCAAGCCTTTCTCGAATCCTGCGATGAAAGGTCAGCGGCCATCCGGGGAAGTTGACTTTTTGCTCCTTCGAGTACCGGTAGGAGCACAAAAGATGAGGAAGAATGCACGAGCGATGAGCGGCATTTTCATTGTTTCTTGTCGAGATCGTTCCAGTACTCAGCCTCCCAACTCCTCCAGTAGCCTGGTATagttcctcttcctctccatgAAGCCCTGAAGCTCTCTCGGGTCGTAAGGAGGCGGCAGCGCGCAAGGCAGCGACTCGCTGGGGGACTTCACCATGGAGTCCTCCATGTTCATCCTGAACAGGCCGCCAAACGGGCACGCCATCGCCTCGGCGCAGTACTCGGTCGCCCCTACCGGCACCTCTGGCCTGAACTTGAGGAGCTTCGCGTACTCGACGAGGAGGTGGAGCATGTAGTCGTACACGTACTTCATCTTCAGATTCTCCCCCAGGAATCTGCTTCCTCTTTCTCCAATGGCTTGTGCCTGAATTTGCGAGGAAATGCAAAGATGTAAGTAGCAACCCAGAAAGGTGAAGGCAAAGAGAAGTGGGGTAACGGTAATGCTCGAGTCGTAATACTGTTGTATGCAGGTGCTCGAATCGAACAGGAATCTCGACATCACTTTGGAAATAAATTTAGTACCTCTTTGATGTGGTTGTTGCCCCATTCTACTGCAAACTTGATGTCTCTACACTTGTTGTTGAGCCTAACGGGCCAGTAGTGCTCCATTGGGAGCATCCCTCTTAGGAAGAAATCGTGATAAACCGGCTCTATCAACAGAGTCGTCGAATCACACGCCAGAATGTACTTGTCGCTCACAGACCATGCCTTCCCTTCCACGAAGATCTTGTACCTTGAAAATGAATGGAAGTAAGACGAACTTGCTAACCAGATTGTTCAATCACAGGACATAAATAGAGGATCTTGAGAATCGTCAGGAGTTGCATTGCTTAATTACCTGTGGATGCATTGATCTTCCAGTCTCGACTCCTTGAATCCTTCCCTAGATTCAGCTGCCCAATTCTGAGAATACGAAAATAATCACAGAATCCATCTGTCAGTtactatctttcttttcttaattgttGGAGAGATAGATCATAAAATGGTCCGCGCAGCTCATCTGACGATGAGTGAAAAAATTGGTACATTACCACAACTGATACCGTACCAAAATCAAGGACTATCACAAGCCAATGACCACTCAACAGGAACTACACATTCTTAAGTGAGAATAGTTCAGCACCACCTCATGATTTGGACTTGAGTTTGATCAACTTGGCGACGAGCTTGATGGACAAGGTCGAATTACCTGGACATATAGACGAGCATTCCAGTCATGTTCTTCAGTGGCGTTGCACGTCATCAGGCCTTGCCTATTTGCCGACACGCCCGGGTTGCCTTTCCAGTACGCATAAGGTATCCTATCTTTCCATTCCATTTCCTTTGCCTTCTCTTTGATGGCCTGGTATGTATTTGTCCATGTCCTTATATTGACCTCGTGCCTATAAAATACAGATGAGAACTATGGTGCACATGATCGTTTTCAATCCCAAGATCAGAACTGCAATGCACATGATTAtcttttcgaaaaaaatatatcatcgCTGCGTCAACCACTAAGAAGAATAAGATTATTACCATCCCCAGAATGACCAGTCAGGAAATAATATATCCAACGATGTCCCGTTCCCGCAGTAGTGGAAAAGCGGTGGGGGTGACCCAGCATTTGGTCCTTGGTagtgatttttcatgatcaCCGGCCTGTCGTTGCAATAGAACATGAGCTCCAAATCCGGCACTTTCCCAGGATACAGCCTCAGGAGCTGCAAAATCCCCCAAATGGTGCCCAAATCCCTCGTCTGAAAGGGCCTCTTGTAGTGCTCTATATAAGCCTTGCCATTCTTAATCACAAGCCTGAAGTGGGCGATGTTTTTGGTTCTCTCCATCATCTCTCTCGTGATCCCCAAGCTCTTCCAGGGCCGTAGATCCTCGTGGATCCACCGGAAGTACTCAGGGCATACCACGGCATATGATTCCTCAGGCTCATGTTTCGTCGGGTAGTTCTTTGGGCATGTCTGGGGCACGGTTGATGAATTGGTGCAGTTCAGAGGGAATTCCATCTTCTGAGGTGGCTCTCCCTGGCCTCCCTTAGCTGTAATCATTTGCCTCGAGGAAATTCCTGGAAATACAAACTGAGAGTGCACACACACAGTGGAAAGAGTAAGTTCTGATATCTTGTAATTGGTCCAAATACATCAAATCTTTCGGCATCACAATCTGTTGGGCTAACAGGTCCTGAGGTTCAATTGACAGGTCTAAATCTACTGCGAAGCATACAACCATTAGAGCTGCCAACAAAattctgaaagaaaaaaatgaaagactGTTCAAATTGAGTAGAATCTCGATGACATCTTCCCTTTTTCCCAAATGGGCGGTTTCAAGTTGAATGTATGGATTCAAATACATCACAGTTCACAGGCACGAAAGCATAATTAAACTGCACTCATCGTATCTTCATTCTATGGCGAAATGCTAGATCAAGCATAACCCATTTTCCAAGAGAGTCTGAATATCAGGACGGTTCAGTAAGCAATTCATTAGATGAAAGCAGAGTCTCATCGTATCTTCATTCTATGGCGAAATGCCAGATCAAGCATAACCCATTTTCCTAGAGAGTCTGAATATCAGGACGGTTCAGTAAGCAATACATTAGATGAAAGCAGAGTCTCATCGTATCTTCATTCTATGGCGAAATGCCGGATCAAGCATAACCCATTTTCCTAGAGAGTCTGAATATCAGGACGGTTCAGTAAGCAATACATTAGATGAAAGCAGAGTCTCTGTCTACACAAAGTCCAAAAGCTGCGGTTTCCTTGAACCAGGCGTGGACGCCATAGGAGTCCAACTTGCTGTCCCCGGTTTTCTCAGGTATGTATTGCGGCCTTCAACACAAGAAAAT
Protein-coding regions in this window:
- the LOC104443455 gene encoding O-glucosyltransferase rumi homolog, translating into MEDEEERFRRKIGPGSHEVRLHSLSSTRRPLKSWTPAAVFASFVVIVLCGSVVSWLDIFVFPGISSRQMITAKGGQGEPPQKMEFPLNCTNSSTVPQTCPKNYPTKHEPEESYAVVCPEYFRWIHEDLRPWKSLGITREMMERTKNIAHFRLVIKNGKAYIEHYKRPFQTRDLGTIWGILQLLRLYPGKVPDLELMFYCNDRPVIMKNHYQGPNAGSPPPLFHYCGNGTSLDILFPDWSFWGWHEVNIRTWTNTYQAIKEKAKEMEWKDRIPYAYWKGNPGVSANRQGLMTCNATEEHDWNARLYVQNWAAESREGFKESRLEDQCIHRYKIFVEGKAWSVSDKYILACDSTTLLIEPVYHDFFLRGMLPMEHYWPVRLNNKCRDIKFAVEWGNNHIKEAQAIGERGSRFLGENLKMKYVYDYMLHLLVEYAKLLKFRPEVPVGATEYCAEAMACPFGGLFRMNMEDSMVKSPSESLPCALPPPYDPRELQGFMERKRNYTRLLEELGG